The sequence below is a genomic window from Nocardia fluminea.
GCTGTCGCGGTAGAACGCCAGCGTGCGCCCATAATCGCTGGGACGCAGGATGATCCGGCTGTTGAGAATCTCCATGGGGTATCCGTTCTCAGAAGTACCAGGGATAGGGCGTCCAATCGGGCTTGCGCTTCTCCAGGAACGAGTCCCGGCCCTCGACCGCCTCGTCGGTCATGTACGCCAGACGAGTCGCCTCGCCCGCGAACAGCTGCTGACCGACCAGACCATCGTCGAGCAGGTTGAACGCGTACTTCAGCATGCGCTGCGCCTGCGGCGATTTGCCGTTGATGTCGGCGGTCCACTCGAGTGCGACGTTCTCCAGCTCGTCGTGATCGACGACCTTGTTCACCGCACCCATCTGGTGCATCTCCTCGGCCGTGTACGGCCTGCCGAGGAAGAAGATCTCGCGGGCGAACTTCTGGCCCACCATCTTCGCCAGATACGCGCTGCCGTAGCCGCCGTCGAACGAGCCGACATCGGCGTCGGTCTGCTTGAACCGCGCGTGCTCGCGCGAGGCGAGGGTCAGATCGCAGACCACGTGCAGGCTGTGCCCGCCGCCCGCCGCCCAGCCGTTCACCAGCGCGATCACCACCTTGGGCATGAAACGGATCAGACGCTGCACCTCGAGGATGTGCAGCCGGCCCGCGCGCGCGGCGTCGACGGTGTCGGCGGTCTCGCCGTCGGCGTACTGGTAGCCGTTGCGGCCGCGGATGCGCTGGTCACCACCGGAGCAGAACGCCCAGCCACCGTCCTTCTCGCTCGGACCGTTGCCGGTGAGCAGCACCGCGCCCACATCGGGGCTCATCCGCGCGTGATCGAGCGCGCGGTACAGCTCGTCGACGGTGTGCGGACGGAACGCGTTGCGGACCTCGGGCCGGTCGAACGCGACCCGCACCGTGCCCTGCTCGATATGGCGGTGATAGGTGATGTCGGTCAGGTCCTCGAACCCGGGGACGGGCTGCCACAGCTTCGGATCGAAAGTCACGAACACGATTATTGCCCTACCTTCCGGCGCCGCGGTACGAGGTCGGAACACCGCAGCTCGAGCGGTCGCCGCATACTCTGAGCACCGGATGCGTATAGTTGCGCCTGCTCGTACATCGAACCGATCCGGAGGAACCTGAAAGTGGTTGCAGCACTGTCTGAATCCCTGCTCGACGACGCCAAGCGTCCGGCTTTCCTTGCTGACGCCGTCGAGGTGCTCGACGCCGAGGTCTCGGACAAAGGTGGTGCGTCCGGCCTGGCCGTGAAGGGTGGCTACGCGGCGGTCAAGAAGATCAGCCCGACCATCGTTCCCGACGGCCTCGCGTCGCTGGCGCCGAAACTGCTCGATCAGCTCCAGCCGTACTGGGCGGAATTCACCACCTCCGGCAGCGGCACCTTCGCCGATCTGCTGGCCGCGAAGTCCGATGAGGTTGCCGAGTCGCTGCTGGCCGTCACCGACGCCCGCGCCGAGTCGTCCACCCGGCCTGCGCTGAAGAAGGTGTACTCGTCGATGCGTGGTTCGGCCAAGAAGCACGTCATCGAGGCACTGCCGCGCGTGGGCGATCTGGTCCAGAAGCACGCGGGCTGAGCAGTATGGCGAGGTAGCCCTCGCCGCGATCGTCCGACGAGGCCGGTGCGAGTTCGGGGAACCGAACCGCACCGGCCTTTTCACGTCCCTGGGTGACCACCCTCACGTAACGGGGGTCTGCGGTGGCGGCGGACACATCGATTCCCGGTCGGCGGTAAATTCCGCGGCGAGCTGTGTGAGGAATATTACCGCTCCGGTGAACGCCAGGATAATTGCGGGTTGCCACGAATTCTTCATCTGCGCGCGCATCGTCTGCGCGATTGACAACTACCCGGCCTTATCGGTTACGTTGCCAATCAAGCGATTCGGAATATGAATTGCTTCAAGTGACTGCATTGCACAGGTCGAAAGGAAGTTTGCTCACATGATCTCTCGCAAGACCCTCGCCGCCACCGGTGCTGCCGCTGCCGCCGCTGTCATGTTCTTCGGTCCCGCCGTCGCGAGCGCCGAAACCGGCTCCGCCGAGGCCTCCACGGGCTCGGCTGACGTCCTGACCGGCTCGTCCGCCGGTTCGGGTGTGCTCGAGTCGGGCAGCGCCGCTGTCGACAGCGCCACCTCGGCCGTCCTCAACATCATCGAGTCCGTCACGGGCATCCAGGATCTCACCGCCCCCGCGGAGTGAGCTGAAACTTCGTTCGACCAGCCTTTCACCGGGTTGGCGGAAATTCCGGCGGCGGGCTCATCACTCGCCGCCGGATTTCTTTTTTCCGTTGTTCTCTTTGCGATTTCATGAATATCGATCGGCCGCTGGAGACGAATAGCTGTCCGGCTGTCCGGCAATTGTTCGTGCGTTCGGATATCGGTACGCCGTCCGGCTCGGTGACGCAGGCAACGCGGGCCGGGGGCAGACGGGCGCGCGCCGGTCTGACAGGCTGTGATTGTGAATCCGTCTACTGCGCAGGCTCGAGTGGTCGTCGACGAGCTCGTCCGCGGCGGCGTCCGCGAAGTGGTGCTGTGCCCCGGATCGCGTAACGCGCCACTGGCCTTCGCGCTGCAGGCGGCGGACGTGGCCGGCGAGCTGCGGCTGCACATGCGCGTCGACGAGCGCACCGCGGGCTTTCTCGCGATCGGTCTCGCGGTGTCGTCGGGGCGCCCGGTCCCGGTCGTGATGACCTCCGGCACCGCGGTCGCCAACCTGGGCCCGGCGGTGCTGGAAGCCAACTACGCGCGGGTGCCGCTGATCGTCGTCAGCGCGAACCGGCCCTACGAGATGCTCGGCACGGGCGCCAATCAGACGGTGGAACAGCTGGGGCTGTTCGGCTCGCAGGTGCGCGCCACGATCAGCCTCGGGCTGGCCGAAGCCGAAGCGGGCGAGTCGGCCTACCCGCGACAGAACAGTGTGTGGCGCTCGTCGGTGTGCCGGGTGCTCGCCGCCGCGCGCGGAACCCGTTCCGGTAACGCGGGTCCGGTGCAGTTCGACATCCCGCTGCGTGAACCGCTGGTCCCGGAGCTGTCCGACGATCCGCTGCCCATCGGCCGCGAGGGCGAACGGCCCTGGACGGCAACCCAGTACGCCACGCTCGACGTGCCGCTCGACATCGATCTGACCCCCGACACCGTCGTCATCTCCGGCCACGGCGCGCGGCTGCTGCCCGAACTGGCCGCGCTGCCGACGGTGGCCGAGCCGACCGCGCCGATGCACGGCCCCGCCCTGCATCCGCTCGCGCTGTCGCTGCTGAAGCCTGCCCAGGCGATCATCACCGGGCGCCCGACTCTGCACCGGCAAGTCTCGCGCGTGCTGGCCGATCCGGACGTCACCGTGTTCGCGCTCACCACGGGTCCGCGCTGGCCGGATGTCTCCGGCAACGTCGTCGGCACCGGCACTCGCGCGGTGACCACCGGCGTGCCCTCGCCCGCCTGGCTGGCGCGCTGCTCGGAACTGAACCAGCAAGCTGAAACGGTGGTACGGGCCGAGCTGGCCGCGCATCCGAAGGCGACCGGTCTGCACGTGGCGGCCG
It includes:
- a CDS encoding 1,4-dihydroxy-2-naphthoyl-CoA synthase; translated protein: MTFDPKLWQPVPGFEDLTDITYHRHIEQGTVRVAFDRPEVRNAFRPHTVDELYRALDHARMSPDVGAVLLTGNGPSEKDGGWAFCSGGDQRIRGRNGYQYADGETADTVDAARAGRLHILEVQRLIRFMPKVVIALVNGWAAGGGHSLHVVCDLTLASREHARFKQTDADVGSFDGGYGSAYLAKMVGQKFAREIFFLGRPYTAEEMHQMGAVNKVVDHDELENVALEWTADINGKSPQAQRMLKYAFNLLDDGLVGQQLFAGEATRLAYMTDEAVEGRDSFLEKRKPDWTPYPWYF
- a CDS encoding DUF6918 family protein; protein product: MVAALSESLLDDAKRPAFLADAVEVLDAEVSDKGGASGLAVKGGYAAVKKISPTIVPDGLASLAPKLLDQLQPYWAEFTTSGSGTFADLLAAKSDEVAESLLAVTDARAESSTRPALKKVYSSMRGSAKKHVIEALPRVGDLVQKHAG
- the menD gene encoding 2-succinyl-5-enolpyruvyl-6-hydroxy-3-cyclohexene-1-carboxylic-acid synthase, with the translated sequence MNPSTAQARVVVDELVRGGVREVVLCPGSRNAPLAFALQAADVAGELRLHMRVDERTAGFLAIGLAVSSGRPVPVVMTSGTAVANLGPAVLEANYARVPLIVVSANRPYEMLGTGANQTVEQLGLFGSQVRATISLGLAEAEAGESAYPRQNSVWRSSVCRVLAAARGTRSGNAGPVQFDIPLREPLVPELSDDPLPIGREGERPWTATQYATLDVPLDIDLTPDTVVISGHGARLLPELAALPTVAEPTAPMHGPALHPLALSLLKPAQAIITGRPTLHRQVSRVLADPDVTVFALTTGPRWPDVSGNVVGTGTRAVTTGVPSPAWLARCSELNQQAETVVRAELAAHPKATGLHVAAVVMDGLREGDQLLLGASNPVRDAALVSHPRPGIRVLSNRGVAGIDGTVSGAVGAALAHPGRTVALMGDLTFLHDASGLLIGRGEPRPDNLTIVVANDDGGGIFELLEQGDPQYAGVFERVFGTPHGMDLAALCAAYRIPHRQVDPAELAVELATDAHGLRVLEVATERSSLRELHAGLRAKIAG